A region of Cucumis melo cultivar AY chromosome 2, USDA_Cmelo_AY_1.0, whole genome shotgun sequence DNA encodes the following proteins:
- the LOC127148164 gene encoding uncharacterized mitochondrial protein AtMg00810-like: MVGEFSCFLGLQIKQKNDGIFISQEKYARNMVKKFGLEQARNKRTPAATHVILTKDTKGAKVDHKLYKSIVGSLLYLTANRPDIAYAIGICTRYQADPHITHLEAVKRILKYVHGTSDFGMMYSYDTTPTIVGYCDADWAGSADDPKSFWKNVYQGVG; encoded by the exons ATGGTTGGAGAGTTTTCATGTTTTCTGGGACTTCAAATTAAGCAAAAGAATGATGGCATTTTCATATCACAAGAAAAGTATGCCAGGAATATGGTCAAAAAGTTTGGTTTGGAACAGGCTCGAAATAAGCGGACTCCAGCTGCAACACATGTTATACTTACAAAAGACACTAAAGGTGCTAAAGTTGATCACAAACTGTACAAGAGTATAGTAGGCAGCCTATTATACTTAACAGCAAATCGACCTGACATAGCTTATGCTATAGGAATCTGTACTCGTTATCAGGCGGATCCCCACATCACTCACCTAGAAGCTGTTAAACGAATTCTTAAATATGTTCATGGGACCAGTGACTTTGGAATGATGTATTCCTATGATACCACTCCTACTAtagttggatattgtgatgctgaCTGGGCAGGTTCAGCTGATGATCCTAAAA GTTTTTGGAAAAACGTGTATCAAGGAGTTGGTTGA